A single genomic interval of Chitinophaga sp. 180180018-3 harbors:
- a CDS encoding mechanosensitive ion channel family protein has product MRCFSSILILLAVFTGIACCAVAQADSSRRTSSNAQADSQLVLTTRLLRENDSLQKADGEQRQALEAQLRQLTQENNSRKKELQEKLVAFEKADSIKKAASLQRIQLLRASNAGIPVAPFGDTLFFVYNKLGPFQPSDRAANIDHKVTRLAEDPLFVADSVVVVPNESNIDVVYNDLVLLTITDDDALWLNEDKARVAQQYAAAIRKAVLQTKQENSLQHILIRIAWLLLIIVVFSLIVFGINRLFKRLRKKIVRNKDHYFKGIRVKEYALLNQQKQMGLIFNGLRILRIILILLVFYITLPFVFSIFPWTRGIADKLISWTLAPIKSISLSFVHYLPKLLTILVIYVITRYLVKLVNYLAEEIATGNLSIKGFYADWARPTGSGVKFLLYAFMFVVIFPYLPGSDSKIFQGVSVFLGILFSLGSSSAISNVIAGFVITYMRPFKIGDRVKIGEVMGDVIEKNLLVTRLRTVRNEEVTVPNASILSGHTINFTTSSKELGLILHTTVTIGYDVPWPQVHELLIKAALATDGILADKKPFVLQTALNDFSVAYELNVYTDHPDHMAGIYSGLHENIQNQFNAAGVEIMSPNYHAHRDGNTVTIPPDHLPKDYKAPAFNVNLRKD; this is encoded by the coding sequence ATGAGATGTTTTTCTTCTATCCTTATCCTGTTGGCGGTGTTCACAGGCATTGCCTGTTGCGCCGTGGCACAGGCAGACAGTAGCCGTCGCACATCCTCCAATGCACAGGCCGATTCACAGCTGGTGCTCACTACCCGGTTACTCCGCGAAAATGATTCCCTCCAGAAAGCTGATGGAGAACAACGACAGGCCCTGGAAGCGCAACTCCGGCAGCTCACACAGGAAAACAACAGCAGGAAGAAAGAACTACAGGAAAAGCTGGTTGCTTTTGAGAAGGCCGATTCCATTAAAAAAGCAGCCTCCCTGCAACGCATTCAGCTGCTCAGAGCCTCCAATGCAGGGATTCCGGTTGCTCCCTTCGGCGATACCCTTTTCTTTGTATATAATAAACTGGGACCATTTCAGCCAAGTGACCGGGCTGCAAACATTGATCATAAAGTAACCCGGCTGGCAGAAGACCCGCTATTCGTTGCCGATTCCGTGGTCGTTGTCCCCAATGAAAGCAACATCGATGTAGTCTATAACGACCTTGTACTCCTGACCATAACAGATGACGACGCGCTATGGCTCAATGAAGATAAGGCCCGGGTGGCACAACAATATGCAGCAGCTATCCGCAAAGCCGTATTGCAGACAAAACAGGAAAACAGTCTGCAACACATCCTCATCAGAATTGCCTGGCTGCTGCTGATCATCGTTGTATTTTCCCTGATTGTATTTGGCATCAACCGCCTGTTTAAACGATTACGGAAAAAAATCGTCCGCAATAAGGATCACTACTTCAAAGGCATCAGGGTAAAGGAGTACGCATTGCTGAACCAGCAAAAGCAGATGGGGCTTATCTTTAATGGGCTGCGCATCCTGAGGATCATTCTTATTCTGTTGGTCTTTTATATCACACTGCCATTTGTTTTCAGCATATTTCCGTGGACAAGAGGCATCGCCGATAAACTCATCTCGTGGACATTAGCTCCGATTAAATCAATATCCCTGAGCTTTGTTCATTATCTCCCTAAACTCCTTACCATACTGGTCATTTATGTGATCACCAGGTATCTTGTTAAGCTGGTAAATTATCTGGCAGAAGAAATTGCAACCGGCAACCTGTCTATTAAAGGATTTTATGCAGACTGGGCACGCCCCACAGGCAGCGGTGTAAAGTTCCTGTTGTATGCATTCATGTTTGTTGTCATTTTCCCTTATCTGCCCGGATCGGATTCCAAAATTTTTCAGGGAGTATCTGTTTTCCTGGGGATCCTTTTCTCCCTTGGTTCGTCATCGGCTATATCCAATGTGATTGCGGGCTTTGTGATTACTTATATGCGCCCTTTTAAGATAGGCGACCGGGTTAAAATAGGGGAGGTTATGGGAGATGTGATAGAAAAGAATTTGCTGGTAACCAGGCTGCGCACAGTCAGGAATGAGGAAGTTACAGTTCCCAATGCCAGTATATTAAGCGGCCACACTATCAACTTTACTACTTCCAGCAAAGAACTCGGCCTGATCCTGCACACGACCGTCACCATAGGATATGATGTTCCCTGGCCGCAGGTACATGAGCTGCTGATAAAGGCCGCACTGGCCACCGACGGGATCCTGGCTGATAAAAAACCGTTCGTACTGCAAACCGCACTGAACGATTTTTCTGTGGCTTATGAATTGAATGTCTATACAGATCATCCGGATCATATGGCCGGCATTTATTCCGGGTTGCATGAAAATATCCAGAACCAGTTCAATGCGGCAGGAGTGGAGATTATGTCGCCCAACTACCATGCACATCGCGATGGCAATACCGTTACTATACCGCCGGATCACCTGCCGAAAGACTATAAGGCACCGGCGTTTAACGTAAATCTGCGGAAAGATTAA
- a CDS encoding PNGase F N-terminal domain-containing protein produces the protein MKKTAIIDMKGFGLMMAGLAIAMTPAQAQQKKGIDSTAAVVTYGFSSNGKPVPGNGLQLFIDGPRAHIVPGGSKQQEQQYLQLHEQATMQVLTLNNGDVYTLKKGFGEYATPELLPDTATILGYVCKKAKLFIRSNTIEVWYTNNLKLKGTPSISIAPGLGLVLKIVRNGNSETLAKSISYRKITPAELAWPANTGTLTDDAAYMRQVIDSRYTTIPIFDQEQISWGNNTPNPSGEQEGITYHYAGGTIILKKVKLPAPRKGENLFAELTQYSNGDAYDRTGAVFMIPTDKQLSFLDGLQKGVGALPLFTAANGKKYQGMVATDNYLPALEILRFFTPFGVRQFNNQVKIAGYNWADSVIYKQDITELHSRLQGEVWLGVYIGNYDKGGHKVSLRLKYYPGDPEDENRPGGNWVYPIFNTTNLMEMAGQEYPTLFDKDSLKATVDIPAGIRHLQLRFLTTGHGGWGGGDEFNPKQNEIFVDGKRVYHFIPWRTDCATYRLSNPASGNFGNGLSSSDLSRSNWCPGTLTSPVIISLPDIAPGRHTIQVAIPQGKPEGSSQSFWNVSGTLIGEK, from the coding sequence ATGAAGAAAACAGCGATTATTGATATGAAAGGATTCGGACTGATGATGGCCGGACTGGCGATTGCCATGACGCCGGCACAGGCACAGCAAAAGAAAGGTATCGACAGCACTGCTGCTGTTGTTACCTATGGCTTCAGCAGTAACGGGAAACCGGTACCGGGGAACGGGCTGCAATTATTTATCGATGGCCCGCGGGCCCATATTGTACCTGGCGGGAGTAAACAACAGGAGCAACAATACCTGCAGTTACACGAACAGGCTACCATGCAGGTACTTACACTGAATAACGGAGATGTATACACGCTGAAGAAGGGATTCGGAGAATACGCTACCCCGGAACTGCTGCCGGATACTGCTACCATTCTCGGCTATGTTTGTAAGAAAGCAAAACTCTTTATCCGTTCCAATACCATAGAAGTATGGTATACCAACAACCTTAAGCTGAAAGGAACTCCCAGTATCAGTATTGCTCCCGGGCTCGGACTGGTGCTGAAAATAGTACGTAACGGCAACAGCGAAACTTTGGCGAAGAGCATTTCTTACCGGAAAATCACCCCGGCAGAACTGGCCTGGCCGGCAAATACCGGGACACTAACAGACGATGCTGCTTACATGCGTCAGGTGATCGATAGCCGTTATACCACCATCCCCATATTCGATCAGGAGCAGATCAGCTGGGGCAACAATACCCCCAATCCATCAGGAGAGCAGGAAGGAATCACTTATCACTACGCGGGAGGCACTATCATCCTGAAAAAAGTTAAGCTGCCGGCACCGCGTAAAGGAGAGAACCTGTTCGCAGAGCTGACACAATACTCTAACGGGGATGCCTATGACCGCACAGGCGCTGTATTTATGATTCCGACAGACAAGCAGTTATCGTTTCTGGATGGCCTGCAGAAAGGCGTAGGGGCGTTACCGTTATTCACTGCCGCCAACGGGAAGAAGTATCAGGGAATGGTGGCAACAGACAATTACCTGCCAGCCCTGGAAATTCTGAGATTTTTTACTCCATTCGGTGTAAGACAGTTTAACAATCAGGTGAAAATTGCCGGTTATAACTGGGCGGATTCAGTGATCTATAAGCAGGATATCACGGAACTGCACAGCCGCTTGCAGGGAGAAGTCTGGTTGGGCGTTTATATCGGCAACTATGATAAAGGCGGACATAAAGTAAGCCTGCGATTGAAATATTATCCCGGAGATCCGGAAGATGAAAATAGGCCTGGTGGCAACTGGGTTTACCCGATCTTTAATACCACCAATCTGATGGAAATGGCCGGACAGGAATATCCTACCCTGTTCGATAAGGATTCCCTGAAAGCAACGGTTGATATCCCGGCGGGTATCAGGCATCTGCAGTTACGATTCCTTACTACAGGCCATGGTGGCTGGGGAGGCGGAGACGAATTCAATCCTAAGCAAAACGAGATTTTCGTGGATGGGAAAAGAGTGTATCACTTTATTCCCTGGCGCACCGATTGTGCTACCTACCGCTTATCGAACCCGGCATCCGGAAATTTCGGTAATGGTTTATCGTCGTCGGATCTGAGCCGTTCCAACTGGTGCCCGGGTACACTAACATCTCCGGTGATTATATCGCTCCCTGATATCGCCCCGGGCCGGCATACCATACAGGTAGCCATTCCGCAGGGAAAGCCGGAAGGAAGCAGCCAGAGTTTCTGGAATGTATCCGGAACACTGATAGGTGAGAAATAG
- a CDS encoding family 10 glycosylhydrolase, with translation MLKQFIAGAILWVTLAQQAWAQVSPKRELRAVWIATVENIDWPSRRGLSTEQQKQEFIAILNQQQRNGMNAVVVQIRPATDAFYPSSFEPWSEYLTGVQGQPPNPYYDPLQFMIDETHRRGMEFHAWFNPYRAVFNVSRSSVAPNHITRLKPQWFVTYDNKKYFDPGIPEVREYVTNVIRDVVKRYDIDAVHFDDYFYPYRVPGKEFPDNSSYRLYGNNMMKDDWRRANVDAIIQLLSVAIKAEKPWVKFGVSPFGVWRNKDKDPEGSYTKGGQTNYDDLYADILKWLKKGWIDYVAPQLYWERGHRLADYEILLNWWSQHGYGRQVYIGHGVYRIGSNAAWKDPNEIPAQIEEARTLGTIQGSIFYSAASFRGNPLGLEDILRNRVYKYPALRPIMNWLPKQTPDAPYFIDAFERPGGLEIHWTDDDTSGRTKQYVLYRFEQNEPINVNDPTKILSILQQASDPEYKDITYVKGRMYTYVVTALDRMQNESQLSEPLRMQVKNGKTVFLFEP, from the coding sequence ATGTTGAAGCAATTTATAGCTGGCGCGATATTATGGGTTACCCTGGCACAACAGGCGTGGGCCCAGGTATCGCCCAAAAGGGAACTGCGGGCAGTGTGGATAGCAACAGTAGAGAATATCGACTGGCCATCAAGGCGCGGGCTTAGCACAGAACAACAAAAACAGGAGTTCATCGCTATATTAAACCAGCAGCAGCGCAATGGCATGAATGCCGTGGTGGTACAGATCCGTCCGGCAACCGATGCATTTTACCCTTCGTCATTCGAGCCCTGGTCGGAATACCTGACAGGCGTGCAAGGGCAGCCCCCGAATCCGTATTACGACCCCTTGCAATTCATGATCGATGAAACCCATCGCCGTGGAATGGAATTCCATGCCTGGTTTAATCCTTATCGCGCTGTTTTTAATGTCAGTCGCAGTAGTGTGGCTCCCAACCACATTACCCGTCTGAAACCACAGTGGTTCGTCACCTACGACAACAAAAAATATTTCGATCCGGGCATCCCGGAAGTCCGCGAATACGTGACGAATGTGATAAGGGATGTGGTAAAACGATATGACATCGACGCTGTGCACTTTGACGATTATTTCTATCCTTATCGTGTTCCGGGAAAAGAGTTCCCGGACAACAGTTCTTACCGCCTGTATGGGAACAATATGATGAAGGACGATTGGCGCAGAGCCAATGTTGATGCTATTATACAGCTGCTGAGTGTAGCTATCAAAGCAGAAAAGCCCTGGGTAAAATTTGGTGTCAGCCCATTTGGGGTATGGCGCAATAAAGATAAAGATCCGGAAGGATCCTATACCAAAGGCGGACAAACCAACTACGATGATCTCTATGCTGATATCCTGAAATGGCTGAAGAAAGGCTGGATCGATTATGTGGCGCCCCAGTTGTACTGGGAGCGAGGCCACCGGCTGGCAGACTATGAGATACTGCTGAACTGGTGGAGCCAGCACGGCTACGGACGGCAGGTGTATATCGGGCACGGCGTATACCGCATCGGCAGCAACGCCGCCTGGAAAGACCCTAACGAAATACCGGCCCAGATTGAGGAGGCCCGTACGCTCGGCACCATTCAGGGAAGCATCTTTTACAGTGCTGCCTCCTTCCGCGGTAACCCGCTGGGGCTGGAAGATATCCTGCGCAACCGCGTTTACAAATATCCGGCACTGCGCCCGATCATGAACTGGCTGCCTAAGCAAACACCGGATGCGCCTTATTTTATCGATGCCTTCGAACGGCCCGGTGGCCTGGAAATCCACTGGACCGACGATGATACCAGTGGCCGTACCAAACAGTATGTCCTCTATCGCTTTGAGCAAAATGAGCCCATTAACGTCAATGACCCAACGAAAATACTCTCGATACTGCAGCAGGCCTCTGATCCTGAATACAAGGATATTACCTACGTAAAAGGCCGGATGTACACTTATGTAGTAACTGCGCTGGACAGAATGCAGAATGAAAGCCAGCTTAGTGAGCCATTGAGAATGCAGGTAAAAAATGGGAAGACGGTGTTTTTGTTTGAACCGTAG
- a CDS encoding L-threonylcarbamoyladenylate synthase, with product MLLNVHPDNPNSRHIKTIIECLKEGGIIIYPTDTVYGLGCDITQHKAIERIARIKHIDPKKAQFSFICYDLSHLSDYAKSVDTPVFRMLKKALPGPYTFILPASRMVPKLLKTKKDTVGIRVPDNNICRTIVKELGNPIMSTTLPIEDYVEEYTDPEIIYEKFGSQVDIVIDGGPGGMGFSTVVDCTGPEPVLIREGMGSFEEIS from the coding sequence ATGTTATTGAACGTACACCCGGATAACCCTAATTCCAGGCATATTAAGACAATTATTGAATGTTTGAAGGAAGGAGGGATTATCATTTACCCGACGGATACGGTGTATGGCCTGGGTTGTGATATTACACAGCACAAAGCCATAGAGCGTATCGCAAGAATCAAGCATATAGATCCGAAGAAAGCGCAGTTTTCATTCATCTGCTACGATCTGAGCCACTTGTCTGACTACGCTAAAAGTGTGGACACGCCTGTATTCAGAATGCTGAAGAAAGCCCTGCCGGGGCCATATACATTTATTCTGCCGGCGAGCAGAATGGTTCCGAAGTTACTTAAGACGAAGAAAGATACAGTTGGTATCAGGGTACCGGATAACAATATCTGCCGCACCATTGTAAAGGAACTGGGTAATCCGATTATGAGTACTACCCTTCCGATAGAAGATTATGTAGAAGAATATACTGATCCGGAGATTATTTATGAGAAGTTTGGCAGCCAGGTGGATATTGTGATAGACGGAGGTCCGGGCGGAATGGGATTTTCCACGGTTGTAGATTGTACCGGGCCGGAACCTGTATTAATCCGCGAAGGTATGGGCAGTTTCGAAGAAATTTCCTGA
- a CDS encoding NifU family protein, with protein sequence MIKTGNPIISIYTEMTPNPETMKFVANKLLYPGKSIDFPDEASAKPSPLAVELFSFPFIRGVFIMANFITLTKTSDTDWNDIIPTVKAFLKEYLEDSRPIINEDEVVVTKSAASNEVSADDTDVVKRIKELLENYVKPAVEMDGGAIQFKDYENGTVKLMLQGSCSGCPSSMITLKAGIEGMMKRMIPEVKEVVAEAE encoded by the coding sequence ATGATTAAAACAGGAAATCCGATCATTAGCATATATACAGAAATGACACCTAACCCGGAAACAATGAAGTTTGTGGCAAACAAGCTGTTGTATCCCGGTAAGAGCATTGATTTCCCGGATGAAGCCAGCGCAAAACCGTCTCCTTTGGCCGTGGAACTCTTCAGCTTCCCATTCATCAGGGGCGTGTTCATCATGGCTAACTTTATTACGCTTACAAAAACCAGTGATACCGACTGGAACGATATAATCCCCACCGTGAAAGCCTTCCTGAAAGAATATCTGGAAGATTCCCGGCCTATTATCAATGAAGATGAGGTGGTTGTCACCAAATCTGCTGCCAGCAACGAAGTAAGCGCAGACGATACCGATGTGGTTAAACGTATCAAGGAATTGCTTGAAAACTACGTGAAACCAGCTGTAGAAATGGATGGCGGTGCTATTCAGTTTAAGGATTATGAGAACGGCACAGTGAAGCTGATGCTGCAGGGCTCCTGCTCAGGTTGTCCTTCTTCCATGATCACACTGAAAGCCGGCATCGAAGGTATGATGAAGCGCATGATCCCTGAAGTGAAAGAAGTGGTAGCAGAAGCAGAATAA
- a CDS encoding C1 family peptidase codes for MKKWIMSAAMLCSIGAFAQNTTNVEGSHYQFTVLKNLEAGDVQNQGNTGTCWSFSGLSFFESELLRNSKYKGLNLSEMYVVRKMYPLKAANFVRMHGKANFGEGGGFPDDLLCLRKYGMVPQSVYDGNKVKTYNHAEMEGLLEGMVTKIGNAQGSINPEWSKALDGVLNAYMGDAPEKFQYDGKTYTPQSFAKELGLNADDYVIISSFTHHPYYSQFVLEVPDNWNWERVYNVPLDEFTNVAENAVMNGYSIAWAADVSEKGFNFRQGLAIVPEKDWTDMSPDERKNVFLEPGKEKTITPEVRQLAFDNYETQDDHGMHIVGLVKDQNGNKYFRVKNSWGTENPGQGYFYASVPYFAYKTTCFMVNKKALPADVAKKLGVK; via the coding sequence ATGAAGAAATGGATAATGAGTGCTGCTATGCTTTGCAGCATTGGGGCATTTGCACAAAACACCACCAACGTTGAAGGAAGCCACTACCAGTTTACTGTATTAAAAAATCTGGAAGCCGGCGATGTACAGAACCAGGGTAATACCGGCACCTGCTGGTCTTTTTCCGGCCTGTCTTTTTTTGAGTCAGAACTGCTGCGGAACAGCAAGTACAAAGGGCTAAATCTTAGTGAAATGTATGTTGTCCGCAAGATGTATCCCCTGAAAGCTGCCAACTTCGTGCGTATGCACGGGAAAGCCAACTTCGGTGAAGGCGGCGGATTCCCGGATGACCTGCTGTGCCTTCGCAAATACGGCATGGTGCCACAAAGCGTTTACGATGGCAATAAAGTCAAAACATATAATCACGCAGAAATGGAAGGCCTGCTCGAGGGCATGGTTACCAAAATCGGTAACGCCCAGGGCTCCATCAATCCTGAATGGTCCAAAGCGCTGGATGGCGTGCTGAATGCTTACATGGGAGATGCTCCTGAAAAATTCCAGTACGATGGTAAAACATATACTCCGCAATCATTCGCCAAAGAACTGGGCCTGAATGCTGACGATTATGTAATCATTTCTTCCTTTACTCACCATCCATATTATTCCCAGTTTGTACTGGAAGTACCGGATAACTGGAATTGGGAAAGGGTATATAACGTTCCTCTTGATGAATTCACGAATGTCGCAGAAAATGCCGTTATGAATGGCTACTCTATAGCCTGGGCTGCAGATGTAAGCGAAAAAGGATTCAACTTCAGACAGGGACTGGCGATCGTTCCGGAAAAAGACTGGACTGATATGTCGCCTGATGAAAGGAAAAATGTCTTCCTCGAACCTGGCAAGGAAAAAACTATTACCCCTGAAGTTCGCCAGCTGGCATTCGATAATTACGAAACCCAGGACGATCATGGTATGCATATCGTAGGCCTGGTGAAAGATCAGAACGGAAACAAATACTTCCGTGTCAAGAACTCCTGGGGAACAGAAAATCCGGGCCAGGGCTACTTCTACGCGTCTGTCCCTTACTTCGCATACAAAACCACCTGCTTCATGGTAAACAAGAAAGCACTACCTGCCGATGTTGCGAAGAAATTAGGCGTTAAGTAA
- a CDS encoding methylglyoxal synthase gives MQTTKVLKARKRIALIAHDHKKAEMIEWATYNKTVLSRHELYGTGTTGQLIEQALDIPVRKLLSGPLGGDQQIGALVATGELDVIIFFWDPMEALPHDPDIKALLRLGVVWNIPMASNRASADFLLTSPLMHEEYQAILPDYSQYARRKI, from the coding sequence ATGCAAACAACGAAAGTCCTTAAAGCACGCAAACGTATTGCCCTTATTGCTCATGACCATAAAAAGGCAGAGATGATAGAATGGGCCACGTACAATAAAACAGTGTTAAGTCGCCATGAGCTCTACGGCACGGGTACCACCGGCCAGCTGATCGAACAGGCACTGGATATCCCCGTCAGAAAATTACTGAGCGGCCCCCTGGGCGGCGATCAGCAAATAGGTGCTCTCGTAGCCACCGGCGAGCTGGATGTCATCATCTTCTTCTGGGATCCGATGGAAGCATTACCACACGATCCCGATATCAAGGCTTTATTGCGACTGGGTGTTGTCTGGAATATTCCAATGGCCAGCAACCGGGCATCTGCTGATTTCCTGCTTACATCGCCACTGATGCACGAGGAATACCAGGCTATTCTCCCGGACTATAGCCAATACGCCAGGCGGAAGATATAA
- the pnuC gene encoding nicotinamide riboside transporter PnuC, protein MNDLYQGFLQGLHEMTGWELVAVFFAVLSVIFQKNNNILVYPTGIISTGIYTYLLSRAHFKLYADAILNAYYLVMSVYGWIYWAKKGASTPHTPVTHAGKRELGTAILIAVGGWGLFYFLLSRFSDSNVPVMDAFVSATACAGMWLLAKRKVENWIFLNISNLAAIPLLSYKHLYPTAALTVFLFIIAVFGYFDWRRIVRERETLHS, encoded by the coding sequence ATGAACGATTTATACCAGGGATTTCTACAGGGATTACATGAGATGACCGGATGGGAATTGGTGGCTGTTTTCTTCGCAGTATTGTCTGTTATTTTCCAGAAAAACAACAACATCCTGGTTTATCCAACCGGTATCATCAGCACAGGGATTTACACCTATCTTTTATCGCGAGCGCACTTCAAGCTATACGCAGATGCCATCCTGAATGCCTATTACCTTGTAATGAGTGTATATGGCTGGATTTATTGGGCCAAAAAGGGGGCGTCCACTCCTCATACACCGGTGACGCATGCCGGAAAACGGGAACTGGGTACGGCAATATTAATCGCTGTGGGCGGATGGGGGCTCTTTTATTTCCTGTTAAGCCGCTTTTCCGACTCCAATGTTCCGGTGATGGATGCCTTCGTTTCCGCCACCGCCTGTGCCGGAATGTGGCTGCTGGCAAAGAGAAAGGTAGAAAACTGGATATTCCTGAATATTTCCAATCTGGCAGCCATTCCGCTGCTGTCCTATAAGCATCTTTACCCAACGGCCGCATTGACGGTCTTTTTGTTTATCATTGCTGTTTTCGGGTATTTCGACTGGCGAAGAATTGTACGGGAAAGAGAAACACTCCATTCATGA
- a CDS encoding ATP-binding protein, with the protein MKKVVVIGPESTGKSTLSEQLAARFNTVWTPEYAREYIDKLNRPYEQSDLLEIARGQVARERQLMPQANQVLICDTDLYVIKVWSEHKYGNCAPEILEMLSVQHCDLYLLTYIDLPWEEDPQREYPDPEMRHYFYDLYRNIVSSTGIPWVDIRGSYEERTAKAVAAVEQCITSGR; encoded by the coding sequence ATGAAGAAAGTAGTTGTAATAGGGCCGGAATCCACCGGTAAAAGTACGCTGAGTGAACAGCTGGCAGCCCGTTTTAACACGGTGTGGACACCCGAATACGCGCGCGAATATATCGACAAGCTGAACAGGCCCTATGAACAGTCAGATCTGTTGGAGATTGCCAGGGGGCAGGTGGCCCGGGAACGGCAATTGATGCCGCAAGCCAACCAGGTATTGATCTGTGATACGGATCTATACGTAATAAAAGTGTGGAGCGAGCATAAATACGGCAATTGTGCCCCGGAGATCCTGGAAATGCTATCTGTACAGCATTGCGACCTGTACCTGCTTACTTATATTGATCTGCCCTGGGAAGAAGACCCGCAACGTGAGTATCCCGATCCGGAGATGAGGCACTACTTCTATGACCTATACAGAAACATCGTTTCCTCGACTGGTATACCCTGGGTTGATATCAGAGGAAGTTATGAAGAACGTACGGCAAAGGCTGTGGCTGCGGTAGAACAATGCATTACTTCCGGCCGGTAA
- a CDS encoding ferritin codes for MLLKELSPKIQDALNQQVEMEAASSQYYLAMASWAEVQGYNGIAQFLYRHSDEERIHMLKLIKFINERGGHGLVPALKQPTHNFKNIHSIFEHVFSHELLVSKEINNLVDICLSEKDYATHNFLQWYVTEQIEEERMARQILDKLKLIGEDKGGLYIFDRDLGTLDTADRH; via the coding sequence ATGTTATTGAAAGAACTATCTCCCAAAATCCAGGATGCCCTCAATCAGCAGGTGGAAATGGAAGCTGCCTCTTCCCAATATTATCTTGCGATGGCTTCCTGGGCAGAAGTACAGGGCTACAATGGTATCGCCCAGTTCCTGTATCGTCATTCAGACGAAGAAAGGATACACATGCTGAAGCTGATAAAGTTCATCAATGAACGGGGCGGCCACGGTCTGGTTCCTGCACTGAAGCAACCCACCCATAATTTCAAAAACATACACTCAATTTTTGAACATGTATTCAGTCATGAATTGCTCGTTTCCAAAGAGATCAATAACCTGGTGGATATATGCCTGAGCGAAAAAGACTACGCCACTCACAACTTTCTGCAATGGTATGTAACCGAGCAGATCGAAGAAGAACGCATGGCCCGGCAGATCCTCGATAAGCTGAAACTCATCGGTGAGGATAAAGGCGGGTTGTATATTTTCGACCGGGATCTGGGTACGCTTGACACAGCTGACAGACATTAA
- the mtgA gene encoding monofunctional biosynthetic peptidoglycan transglycosylase, whose protein sequence is MSLKGIVPRTWRRLKRVLLFLIVAQFLYIILLKWVNPPVTITQISSWFSLWGTDKKLQKTWVGYNEISQHAKLAVIASEDQLFTDHNGFDFKSIEKAMKHNQESKKIKGASTISQQVAKNVFLWQGRSWFRKGLEVYFTFMIEKIWGKQRILEVYLNVAEMGEGIFGVEACAQANFHKNAASLNREESAMIAACLPNPVKYTINPPARITVWRQHRILIQMRNLAPDPDIMELVTGRK, encoded by the coding sequence ATGAGTTTAAAAGGCATTGTTCCCAGAACGTGGAGGAGACTGAAGAGAGTTTTATTATTTCTAATTGTTGCACAGTTTTTATATATCATCCTGCTAAAATGGGTGAACCCGCCTGTCACTATTACTCAGATCTCCAGCTGGTTCAGCCTTTGGGGCACTGATAAGAAATTACAGAAAACCTGGGTTGGCTACAACGAAATATCCCAACACGCGAAACTGGCGGTTATTGCCAGTGAAGATCAACTGTTCACCGATCACAATGGTTTTGATTTCAAGTCTATCGAAAAGGCGATGAAACATAACCAGGAAAGTAAAAAGATAAAAGGCGCGAGTACCATCAGCCAGCAGGTTGCCAAGAACGTATTCCTCTGGCAGGGCCGCAGCTGGTTCAGAAAAGGGCTGGAAGTATATTTCACCTTTATGATTGAAAAGATCTGGGGGAAACAACGTATCCTTGAAGTATACCTGAATGTTGCCGAGATGGGAGAGGGGATATTTGGGGTGGAAGCCTGCGCCCAGGCAAACTTCCATAAAAATGCAGCCAGCCTCAATCGCGAGGAATCTGCGATGATCGCCGCATGCCTGCCTAACCCTGTCAAATATACGATCAATCCTCCTGCGCGTATCACTGTCTGGCGCCAGCACCGGATCCTCATTCAGATGCGGAACCTTGCACCGGATCCCGACATTATGGAATTAGTTACCGGCCGGAAGTAA